In one Bacillus sp. PK3_68 genomic region, the following are encoded:
- the tyrS gene encoding tyrosine--tRNA ligase has product MNLLEELQWRGIIYQQTDEEGIKELLEKEKISLYCGVDPTADSMHIGHLLPFLTLRRFQNNGHRPIVLVGGATGLIGDPSGKKEERKLQTLEMVQHNVSCIKKQLEKIFNFDGENGAELVNNYDWAGSMDIVTFLRDFGKHIGVNYMLAKDTIASRLDTGISFTEFTYTILQAMDFLHLYEDHNCKMQIGGSDQWGNITTGLELIRKMKPEGEKAYGLTIPLVTKADGTKFGKTESGAIWLDPEKTTPYEFYQFWINTADADVVKYLKIFTFLSPAEIEELETAVQEEPHLRKAQKALAEEMTRLIHGGEALEQAQKITDALFSGDVRSLTASEIKQGFKDVPSFEQASEEEIGLVDLLVAAGISSSKRQAREDVQNGAVSINGDKVTDTAYVLSEEDKMEGEFTIIRRGKKKYYLIKYK; this is encoded by the coding sequence ATGAATCTATTGGAAGAATTGCAATGGAGAGGGATTATTTATCAACAAACAGATGAAGAAGGAATTAAAGAACTGTTAGAAAAAGAGAAAATTTCACTTTACTGCGGAGTAGATCCAACAGCAGACAGCATGCATATTGGCCATTTGCTGCCATTTTTAACGCTGCGTCGTTTCCAAAATAATGGACATCGCCCGATTGTTCTTGTGGGAGGAGCAACGGGATTAATTGGAGATCCAAGCGGTAAAAAAGAAGAGAGGAAGCTGCAGACGCTTGAGATGGTCCAGCATAACGTGTCCTGCATTAAAAAGCAGTTAGAGAAGATTTTTAACTTTGATGGAGAAAACGGAGCCGAGCTTGTGAACAACTATGACTGGGCTGGTTCTATGGATATCGTGACATTTTTACGCGATTTCGGAAAGCATATTGGCGTCAATTACATGCTTGCAAAAGATACTATAGCGTCCCGACTGGATACTGGTATTTCCTTCACGGAATTTACGTATACGATTTTGCAAGCAATGGACTTCCTGCATTTATATGAAGATCATAATTGTAAAATGCAAATTGGCGGCAGTGACCAATGGGGAAACATTACAACCGGGCTGGAGCTAATCCGCAAAATGAAACCAGAAGGCGAGAAGGCGTACGGTTTGACAATCCCGCTCGTTACAAAAGCAGATGGTACGAAGTTTGGCAAAACAGAAAGCGGAGCCATCTGGCTTGATCCCGAAAAAACAACACCTTATGAGTTTTACCAGTTCTGGATTAATACAGCCGATGCAGATGTTGTTAAATACTTGAAAATATTCACGTTTTTAAGCCCTGCAGAAATTGAAGAGCTTGAAACAGCAGTACAGGAAGAGCCGCATTTGCGTAAAGCTCAAAAGGCACTGGCTGAAGAAATGACTCGTTTAATTCACGGCGGCGAAGCACTGGAGCAAGCGCAGAAAATTACAGATGCTCTATTTAGCGGAGATGTCAGAAGCTTAACAGCTTCAGAAATTAAACAAGGATTTAAAGATGTGCCATCATTTGAACAGGCAAGCGAAGAGGAAATAGGTCTTGTAGACTTGCTTGTCGCTGCTGGTATTTCTTCGTCGAAGCGCCAAGCGCGGGAAGATGTCCAAAATGGTGCGGTTTCTATTAATGGCGACAAAGTAACAGACACAGCCTATGTTTTATCGGAAGAGGATAAAATGGAAGGCGAATTTACAATCATTCGTCGTGGCAAAAAGAAGTACTACTTAATTAAATACAAATAA
- the acsA gene encoding acetate--CoA ligase, whose translation MKLETLTVKEGNYNLKDYDELYASFNWKDAEKHFSWSETGKINIAYEAIDRHAESGLKQKIALYYRDADRDEKYTFEEMKEYTNKAANVLKTAGGVEKGDRVFVFMPRSPELYFTVLGTIKAGAIVGPLFEAFMEGAVRDRLEDSSAKVLVTTPDLLDRVPINDLPALEKIFIVGDSVPTGDKYVDFNAKMKEADASFDIEWMNLDDGMILHYTSGSTGKPKGVLHVHRAMVQQYMTAKWVLDLQEDDVYWCTADPGWVTGTSYGIFGPWLTGTTNVIVGGRFKPETWYQTIEDYKITVWYSAPTAFRMLMGAGDEVVKKFDLSSLRHIVSVGEPLNPEVIRWGAKVFDRRIHDTWWMTETGALVICNYPSMDIRPGSMGKPVPGVKAAIVDDQGNELPPNRMGNLAIKKGWPSMMVAIWNNPEKYESYFMPGDWYVSGDSAYMDEDGYFWFQGRVDDVIMTAGERVGPFEVESKLIEHPAVTEAGVIGKPDPVRGEIIKAFVALQEGYEPTDELKEEIRQFVKTGLAAHAAPREIEFRDKLPKTRSGKIMRRVLKAWELDLPTGDLSTMED comes from the coding sequence ATGAAATTGGAAACGTTGACAGTAAAAGAGGGAAATTATAATTTAAAAGATTACGATGAATTATATGCTTCATTTAACTGGAAAGATGCTGAGAAACATTTTTCCTGGTCTGAAACCGGTAAAATCAATATTGCTTACGAGGCAATTGACCGTCATGCGGAATCCGGCCTTAAACAAAAAATTGCTCTCTATTACAGAGACGCGGATAGAGATGAAAAATATACATTTGAAGAAATGAAAGAATATACGAACAAGGCAGCCAACGTCTTAAAGACAGCAGGCGGAGTAGAAAAGGGAGACCGGGTCTTCGTGTTCATGCCGCGTTCACCAGAGCTCTATTTTACCGTACTTGGAACCATTAAAGCTGGAGCGATTGTCGGTCCGCTTTTTGAAGCCTTCATGGAAGGGGCTGTTCGCGACCGTTTGGAGGACAGCAGCGCAAAGGTGCTCGTTACGACTCCAGACTTGCTTGATCGTGTGCCTATTAATGATCTACCAGCCTTAGAAAAGATCTTTATCGTCGGTGACAGTGTGCCGACTGGAGATAAATATGTGGATTTTAACGCCAAAATGAAAGAAGCAGACGCCTCATTCGATATTGAATGGATGAATTTAGATGATGGCATGATTCTCCACTATACTTCTGGCTCAACAGGTAAGCCGAAAGGCGTCTTGCATGTTCATCGAGCGATGGTTCAGCAGTACATGACAGCTAAATGGGTACTTGATTTGCAAGAGGATGACGTATATTGGTGCACAGCTGATCCAGGCTGGGTAACTGGAACATCTTATGGGATTTTCGGGCCATGGCTTACAGGCACAACGAACGTTATTGTCGGAGGTCGTTTCAAACCGGAAACTTGGTACCAAACCATTGAAGATTATAAGATTACTGTCTGGTACAGCGCTCCAACTGCGTTTCGCATGCTGATGGGAGCCGGAGATGAGGTTGTGAAGAAGTTTGACTTAAGTTCTCTTCGCCACATTGTCAGTGTGGGAGAGCCGCTCAATCCAGAAGTTATTCGCTGGGGAGCCAAAGTATTTGACCGCCGTATTCATGATACATGGTGGATGACGGAAACAGGTGCTCTCGTAATTTGTAACTACCCATCCATGGACATTCGCCCTGGATCGATGGGTAAGCCAGTTCCAGGGGTAAAGGCCGCAATTGTTGACGATCAAGGAAATGAATTGCCGCCAAACCGCATGGGCAACTTGGCTATCAAAAAGGGCTGGCCATCTATGATGGTTGCTATTTGGAATAACCCGGAAAAATATGAATCTTACTTTATGCCGGGCGATTGGTATGTATCCGGAGACTCTGCTTACATGGATGAAGATGGCTATTTCTGGTTCCAGGGTCGTGTGGATGATGTAATTATGACAGCTGGTGAGCGGGTCGGACCGTTTGAAGTAGAAAGCAAGCTGATTGAACACCCGGCTGTGACCGAAGCAGGTGTTATCGGTAAGCCAGACCCTGTTCGTGGAGAAATTATCAAAGCATTTGTTGCTCTTCAAGAAGGATACGAGCCAACAGATGAACTGAAAGAAGAAATCCGTCAGTTCGTTAAGACGGGACTTGCTGCTCATGCGGCACCGCGTGAAATTGAGTTTCGTGACAAGCTGCCAAAAACACGCAGCGGAAAAATCATGCGCCGTGTTTTAAAAGCTTGGGAGCTTGATCTTCCTACAGGTGATTTGTCAACAATGGAAGATTAA
- a CDS encoding GNAT family N-acetyltransferase: MEHKKEYHSQEVETSKGTIIIEGPVSAEALANMTFHEGLTAFRQPAQQHQALVEIADLPEGRIIIARSGHVIIGYVTYLYPDPLERWSEANLDNLIELGAVEVAPPYRGTQLGKSMIKLSMLDEMMEHYIIITTEYYWHWDLKGTGLNVWEYRKIMEKMMNAGGLVWYATDDPEISSHPANCLMVRIGKHVDQTSIEKFDQVRFMNRFMY; this comes from the coding sequence ATGGAGCATAAAAAAGAGTATCATTCGCAAGAAGTGGAAACGTCAAAAGGGACTATTATTATCGAAGGCCCGGTTTCTGCAGAAGCTCTAGCTAATATGACATTTCATGAAGGGCTGACCGCTTTTCGACAGCCTGCACAGCAGCATCAGGCGCTCGTAGAAATTGCCGATCTTCCTGAAGGGCGCATTATTATTGCTCGCAGCGGTCATGTGATCATCGGCTACGTAACCTATCTCTACCCCGATCCTCTGGAAAGATGGTCAGAAGCCAATCTTGATAATTTAATTGAGCTTGGAGCAGTAGAGGTTGCTCCTCCTTACCGTGGCACTCAGCTTGGCAAAAGCATGATTAAGCTCTCCATGCTGGATGAAATGATGGAACATTATATTATCATTACTACTGAATACTATTGGCATTGGGATCTAAAGGGGACCGGTCTAAACGTATGGGAATACAGAAAGATCATGGAGAAAATGATGAATGCCGGCGGCTTGGTATGGTATGCAACCGATGATCCAGAGATCAGTTCCCATCCGGCAAATTGTCTAATGGTGCGCATCGGCAAACATGTGGACCAAACATCGATTGAAAAGTTTGATCAAGTGCGCTTTATGAATCGCTTTATGTATTAA
- a CDS encoding acetoin utilization AcuB family protein produces MIVEQIMQQEVHTLSPNDKIGTALQLFRDKKIRHVPIIDETGELVGIVADRDVKDSTPSILQKDLSDEELNKPLSLIMQRNVVTGHPLDFVEDVAAVFYEHSIGCMPIVQGGNIVGIVTETDVLHTFVELTGANQPGSRIEVKLPNRPGELFDVVSILNKRRANIHSVLVYPDKEDEDSKIVVFRVRMMNPTGVIDDLKQEGHTVLWPNMPGMSS; encoded by the coding sequence ATGATCGTGGAGCAAATTATGCAGCAAGAAGTACATACACTGTCACCGAATGACAAGATCGGTACGGCGTTGCAGTTGTTCAGAGATAAAAAAATCCGCCACGTGCCGATTATAGATGAAACAGGAGAACTTGTGGGTATTGTAGCAGATCGTGATGTCAAAGATTCCACACCTTCTATTTTACAGAAAGATTTAAGCGACGAAGAACTGAACAAGCCGCTCTCTCTAATTATGCAACGAAATGTCGTTACCGGACATCCGCTTGATTTTGTAGAAGATGTCGCTGCTGTCTTCTATGAGCATAGCATTGGCTGCATGCCTATTGTCCAAGGAGGGAACATCGTTGGCATCGTAACCGAAACAGACGTACTTCATACATTTGTTGAATTGACCGGTGCCAATCAGCCTGGCTCGCGCATCGAGGTCAAATTGCCGAATAGACCCGGTGAATTATTTGATGTCGTCAGCATCCTGAATAAACGGCGGGCGAATATTCACAGTGTTCTCGTATATCCGGATAAGGAAGATGAAGATTCGAAAATTGTTGTTTTCCGCGTGCGAATGATGAACCCGACCGGAGTGATTGATGATTTAAAACAGGAAGGGCATACTGTGTTGTGGCCAAATATGCCAGGCATGTCTTCATGA
- a CDS encoding acetoin utilization protein AcuC, with protein sequence MKKEAVFVYSDQLLSYKFSENHPFNQFRLTLTIDLLKKMNRIQESDIIPPRVASKEELQLIHDIAYVEAVQQAGNGELPLDIAEGYGLGTEDTPMFKGMHEASALLVGGTLTAADWVMQEKAAHALHLGGGLHHGFRGKASGFCIYNDSSVAIKYLQEKYQARVLYIDTDAHHGDGVQWSFYDDPDVCTLSIHETGRYLFPGTGNINERGQGKGYGFSFNLPLDAFTEDDSWLEAYETSIWEVADFFKPDVILTQNGVDAHFYDPLTHLSTTMNVYRRIPEIAHQVAHRYCDGRWIAVGGGGYDIWRVVPRAWAYIWLAMTNHSNVSGALPKEWIEKWQSKSPVQLPTQWDDPPGLYPAIPRKPEIEEKNRLTLEKMLYPLRQLKK encoded by the coding sequence ATGAAAAAAGAGGCAGTATTCGTCTATTCGGATCAGCTTCTTTCTTACAAATTTTCCGAAAATCATCCTTTCAATCAATTCCGGCTCACATTAACTATCGATTTGTTAAAAAAAATGAATAGAATTCAAGAAAGTGATATAATTCCTCCTCGTGTAGCATCAAAGGAAGAATTGCAGCTTATCCATGATATTGCTTACGTTGAAGCTGTCCAACAAGCAGGCAATGGCGAGCTGCCCCTTGATATTGCAGAAGGCTATGGACTAGGTACAGAGGATACACCAATGTTTAAAGGCATGCATGAAGCAAGCGCCCTGCTTGTCGGCGGCACATTAACAGCCGCTGATTGGGTAATGCAAGAGAAAGCAGCACACGCCCTGCACTTAGGGGGAGGCCTTCATCATGGTTTTCGCGGGAAAGCGTCAGGCTTCTGCATCTACAATGACAGTTCAGTAGCCATTAAATATTTACAAGAAAAGTATCAGGCACGGGTCTTATATATCGATACAGATGCTCACCACGGCGATGGGGTACAATGGTCTTTTTATGACGACCCTGATGTATGCACGTTATCTATTCATGAAACCGGCCGATACCTTTTCCCTGGAACTGGAAATATTAATGAACGGGGTCAAGGAAAGGGATATGGTTTTTCTTTTAATCTTCCTCTAGATGCTTTTACTGAGGACGACTCATGGCTTGAGGCGTATGAAACCTCCATATGGGAAGTTGCGGACTTTTTTAAACCTGATGTCATCTTAACGCAAAATGGGGTAGATGCTCATTTTTATGATCCACTTACCCATCTATCTACTACGATGAATGTTTATCGGCGAATTCCTGAGATTGCTCATCAGGTCGCCCACCGTTATTGTGATGGGCGTTGGATTGCTGTTGGCGGTGGCGGATACGACATCTGGCGAGTTGTTCCACGGGCCTGGGCTTACATTTGGCTCGCCATGACTAACCATTCAAATGTATCCGGTGCACTCCCTAAAGAATGGATTGAGAAATGGCAGTCCAAATCACCTGTCCAGCTCCCCACTCAGTGGGACGATCCTCCAGGTTTATATCCAGCGATTCCGCGAAAACCGGAGATCGAGGAGAAAAACCGTTTAACCTTGGAAAAAATGCTCTATCCTCTTCGTCAGTTAAAAAAATAG